One Festucalex cinctus isolate MCC-2025b chromosome 3, RoL_Fcin_1.0, whole genome shotgun sequence DNA window includes the following coding sequences:
- the cnot1 gene encoding CCR4-NOT transcription complex subunit 1 isoform X6, with product MNLDSLSLALSQISYLVDNLTKKNYRASQQEIQHIVNRHGPEADRHLLRCLFSHVDFSGDGKSSGKDFHQTQFLIQECVSLISKPNFISTLCYAIDNPLHYQKSLKPSAHLFTQLSKVLKLNKVQEVIFGLALLNSSNTDLRGFASQFIKQKLPDLLRSYIDADLGGNQEGGFQDIAIEVLHLLLSHLLFGQKGASGVGQEQIDAFLKTLCRDFPQERCPVVLAPLLYPEKRDILMDRILPDSGELAKTIMESSLSEFMQEVGYGFCASLDECRNIILQYGVREVTASQVARVLGMMARTHSGLTDGIPLQSISAPGSGIWSDGKDKNDGSQVHTWNVEVLIDVVKEVNPNLNFKEVTYELDHAGFLIRDSKGLHIVVYGIQRGLGMEVFPVDLIYRPWKHAEGQLSFIQHSLMSPEVFCFADYPCHTVAIDILKAPPEDDNREIATWKSLDLVESLLRLSEVGQYEQVKQLFSFPIKHCPDMLVMALLQISTSWHTLRHELISTLMPIFLGNHPNSAIILHYAWHGQGQSPSIRQLIMHSMAEWYMRGEQYDQAKLSRILDVAQDLKSLSMLLNGTPFAFVIDLAALASRREYLKLDKWQTDKIREHGEPFIQACVTFLKRRCPSIMGGLAPDKDQPKSSQLPPETLATMLACLKSCAGSVSQELSETILTMVANCSNVMNKARQPPPGVMPKGRAPSTSSLDAISPVQMDPLTGMGSLNLGGTATSHPQSMQGFPTSLSSAFSNPQSPAKAFPPLSNTNPSTPFGGIGSLSSQLPGMDSGPLGSGIGTGIGSSLGMPAVSTDPFSTRKMSTPSLNPPTFQQTDLSQVWPEANQHFSKEIDDEANSYFQRIYNHPPHPTMSVDEVLEMLQRFKDSTIKREREVFNCMLRNLFEEYRFFPQYPDKELHITACLFGGIIEKGLVTYMALGLALRYVLEALRKPYGSKMYYFGIAALDRFKNRLKDYPQYCQHLASIAHFLQFPHHLQEYIEYGQQSRDPPVKMQGSITTPGSLALAQVQAQSQQPGLPKVPQPGQTSTLVTTTTTTTTAAKTTTITRPTPSSFKKDVPPSINTTNIDTLLVATDQTERIVEPPENVQEKIAFIFNNLSQSNMTQKVEELKETVKEEFMPWVSQYLVMKRVSIEPNFHSLYSNFLDTLKNPEFVKMVLTETYRNIKVLLTSDKAAANFSDRSLLKNLGHWLGMITLAKNKPILHTDLEIKSLLLEAYVKGQQELLYVVPFVAKVLESSLRSMVFRPQNPWTMAIMNVLAELHQEHDLKLNLKFEIEVLCKNLSLDINDLKPGNLLKDKDKLKSLEEQLSAPKKEAKPPDEMLPVSTSGDFVPFSAPPSTPAATTTPCTTTGPPTPQFSYHDINVYALAGLAPHININANIPLLQAHPQLKQCVRQSVERAVQELVHPVVDRSIKIAMTTCEQIIRKDFALDSEESRMRVAAHHMMRNLTAGMAMITCREPLLVSIAANLKNSFAAALRAPTPQQREMMEEAAARVAQENCELACCFIQKTAVEKAGPEMDKRLATEFELRKHARQEGRRYCDPVVLTYQAERMPEQIRLKVGGVDPKQLAVYEEFARNVPGFLPSNDLSQPTGFLAQPMKQQAWATDDVAQIYDKCMADLEQHLHAIPQALSMNPLTQALRSLLEAVALARNSRDGIAALGLLQKAVEGLLDATSGADNDLLLRYRECHLLVLKALQDGRAYGPQWCNKQITRCLIECRDEYKYNVEAVELLIRNHLVNMQQYDLHLAQSMENGLHYMAVAFAMQLVKLLLVDERSVSHVTEADLFHTIETLMRTCAHSRANAPEGLPQLMDVVRSNYEAMIDRAHGGPNFMMHSGISQASEYDDPPGLREKAEYLLREWVNLYHSAAAGRDSTKAFSAFVGQMHQQGILKTDDLITRFFRLCTEMCVEISYRAQAEQQHNPAASAAIIRAKCYHNLDAFVRLIALLVKHSGEASNTVTKINLLNKVLGIVVGVLIQDHDVRHTEFQQLPYHRIFIMLLLELNAPEHVLETINFQTLTAFCNTFHILRPTKAPGFVYAWLELISHRIFIARMLAHTPQQKGWPMYAQLLIDLFKYLAPFLRNVELNKPMQILYKGTLRVLLVLLHDFPEFLCDYHYGFCDVIPPNCIQLRNLILSAFPRNMRLPDPFTPNLKVDMLSEINIAPRILTNFTAVMPSQFKKDLDSYLKTRSPVTFLSELRSNLQVSNEPGNRYNIQLINALVLYVGTQAIAHIHNKGSTPSMSTITHSAHMDIFQNLAVDLDTEGRYLFLNAIANQLRYPNSHTHYFSCTMLYLFAEANTEAIQEQITRVLLERLIVNRPHPWGLLITFIELIKNPAFKFWSHDFVHCAPEIEKLFQSVAQCCMGQKQAQQVMEGTGAS from the exons ATGAATCTTGACTCGCTCTCGCTGGCTTTGTCTCAAATCAGCTATTTGGTGGACAATTTGACAAAGAAAAACTACAGAGCCAGCCAGCAAGAAATACAGCAT ATTGTAAATCGTCACGGTCCTGAGGCAGACAGGCATCTACTTCGCTGTCTTTTCTCACATGTGGATTTCAGTGGCGATGGTAAAAGCAGCGGCAAGGATTTTCAccag ACACAGTTTCTGATCCAGGAGTGTGTGTCGCTGATATCAAAGCCCAACTTTATCTCGACTCTGTGCTACGCCATCGACAATCCCTTGCACTACCAAAAG AGTTTGAAACCATCTGCCCACTTATTCACTCAACTAAGTAAAGTTCTTAAGCTCAACAAGGTCCAAGAG GTAATATTTGGCCTTGCACTGCTAAATTCCAGCAACACAGACCTTCGGGGATTTG CTTCTCAGTTCATAAAGCAGAAGCTTCCCGATCTCCTGCGGTCATACATCGACGCAGATCTCGGCGGAAACCAAGAAGGTGGCTTCCAGGACATCGCTATAGAGGTCTTACACCTGCTGCTCTCCCATTTACTGTTTGGCCAGAAGGGAGCCAGTGGGGTCGGACAGGAACAGATTGACGCCTTCTTGAAGACACTTTGCCGAG ATTTCCCGCAGGAGCGCTGCCCTGTGGTGCTCGCACCACTGTTGTACCCTGAAAAACGGGACATTCTCATGGATAGGATCCTGCCTGACTCCGGGGAGTTAGCCAAGACTATAATGGAGAGTTCTCTTTCAGAATTCATGCAGGAAGTAGGCTACGGCTTTTGCGCCAG TTTGGATGAGTGCAGAAACATAATCCTCCAATATGGGGTGAGGGAGGTGACAGCCAGCCAAGTAGCTAGGGTCCTGGGCATGATGGCTCGTACCCACTCTGGCCTAACTGATGGCATCCCCCTACAG TCAATCTCTGCTCCTGGAAGTGGTATCTGGAGTGATGGGAAGGATAAGAATGACGGCTCACAGGTGCACACGTGGAATGTTGAGGTGCTCATCGATGTGGTTAAGGAAGTG AATCCAAACCTGAACTTCAAAGAGGTGACGTACGAACTGGATCATGCAGGATTCCTAATCCGGGACAGTAAGGGCCTGCATATAGTGGTGTACGGAATTCAGCGGGGTTTGGGCATGGAGGTATTCCCTGTTGATCTCATATATCGGCCATGGAAACACGCAGAAGGACAG TTATCATTCATTCAGCACTCTCTAATGAGCCCTGAAGTGTTTTGCTTCGCTGACTACCCTTGCCACACGGTGGCCATCGACATCCTTAAAGCGCCACCAGAGGATGACAACAGGGAGATTGCAACATG GAAAAGTCTGGATTTGGTGGAAAGCCTGCTTAGGCTATCAGAGGTTGGCCAGTACGAGCAGGTGAAGCAACTCTTCAGCTTTCCCATCAAGCACTGCCCGGATATGCTTGTTATGGCATTGCTGCAGATCTCCACCTCCTGGCATACATTGCGCCATGAGCTCATCTCTACCCTCATGCCCATCTTTCTGGGCAACCACCCTAACTCTGCTATCATCCTGCACTATGCCTGGCATGGACAG ggACAATCTCCTTCCATCCGTCAGTTAATTATGCATTCAATGGCTGAGTGGTATATGAGAGGTGAGCAGTATGACCAAGCCAAGTTGTCTCGCATCCTGGATGTGGCCCAGGACTTGAAG TCTCTCTCGATGCTGCTGAATGGTACTCCATTTGCCTTTGTTATTGACCTTGCTGCACTTGCCTCTCGCCGTGAATACCTCAAACTTGATAAATGGCAGACTGACAAAATTAGAGAGCATGGG GAACCTTTCATCCAAGCTTGTGTCACATTCCTGAAGAGGCGATGCCCATCCATTATGGGGGGCTTAGCCCCAGACAAGGACCAGCCTAAAAGCTCTCAGTTGCCTCCAGAGACCTTAGCCACCATGTTGGCCTGTCTTAAGTCTTGCGCTGG GAGTGTTTCACAAGAGCTGTCGGAGACTATCCTGACCATGGTTGCAAATTGCAGCAATGTTATGAACAAAGCCCGGCAGCCACCACCTGGAGTCATGCCTAAAGGTCGGGCCCCAAGCACCAGCAGCCTGGATGCCATTTCCCCTGTTCAG ATGGACCCTCTTACTGGCATGGGCTCCTTGAACTTGGGCGGCACAGCCACCTCCCACCCTCAGAGCATGCAGGGCTTCCCCACCTCCCTTAGTTCTGCTTTCAGTAATCCCCAATCGCCAGCAAAGGCATTTCCGCCACTCTCAAACACCAATCCAAGCACACCTTTTGGGGGTATTGGCAGCTTGTCCTCGCAGCTCCCCGGTATGGACTCTG GTCCCTTGGGCTCGGGCATCGGCACTGGTATCGGTTCTAGTCTTGGAATGCCAGCAGTAAGCACTGATCCATTCAGCACCAGAAAGATGAGCACACCGAGCCTGAACCCACCTACCTTTCAGCAGA CTGACCTTTCTCAGGTTTGGCCCGAGGCAAACCAGCACTTTAGCAAAGAGATAgatgatgaagccaacagtTACTTCCAGCGCATCTACAACCATCCGCCTCACCCGACTATGTCTGTGGATGAA GTTCTGGAGATGCTACAGCGATTCAAAGATTCTACCATCAAAAGAGAGCGGGAAGTGTTCAATTGTATGCTTCGGAACTTGTTTGAGGAATACCGTTTCTTCCCCCAATACCCGGACAAGGAGCTGCACATCACAGCCTGCCTGTTTGGTGGCATCATTGAAAAGGGTCTTGTCACCTACATGGCCCTCGGCCTTGCCCTCAGATATGTGCTTGAAGCCTTAAGAAAACCATATGGATCCAAAATGTATTACTTTGGAATTGCTGCCCTAGACCGGTTCAAAAACAG ATTGAAGGATTACCCCCAGTATTGTCAACATCTTGCATCAATTGCTCATTTTTTGCAGTTCCCCCACCATTTACAAGAG TATATTGAGTATGGCCAACAGTCACGGGACCCCCCGGTGAAGATGCAAGGCTCCATCACCACCCCAGGCAGTCTGGCGCTGGCACAGGTTCAAGCCCAATCACAGCAACCCGGTCTCCCAAAAGTTCCCCAACCGGGGCAGACGAGCACCCTTGTCACGACCACTACGACCACTACCACGGCCGCTAAGACCACTACCATCACAAGGCCAACACCCAGCAGCTTCAAGAAGGATGTACCT CCCTCCATTAACACTACAAATATAGACACTCTACTGGTGGCCACTGACCAAACGGAAAGGATTGTAGAACCTCCAGAGAATGTTCAGGAGAAGATTGCTTTCATCTTCAATAACCTTTCTCAGTCAAACATGACTCAAAAG GTAGAGGAGTTGAAGGAGACGGTGAAGGAAGAATTTATGCCTTGGGTGTCTCAGTATCTGGTGATGAAGCGTGTCAGCATTGAGCCCAATTTCCACAGTCTCTACTCCAACTTTCTGGACACACTCAAGAATCCTGAGTTTGTCAAAATGGTCCTTACAGAGACTTACAGGAACATCAAG GTTTTGTTGACATCTGACAAGGCTGCTGCCAATTTCTCTGATCGTTCATTGCTGAAGAACTTGGGTCACTGGTTGGGCATGATTACACTGGCCAAAAACAAGCCTATTCTCCATACA GATCTGGAAATTAAGTCGCTGCTACTGGAAGCCTATGTGAAAGGCCAACAGGAGCTACTTTACGTGGTTCCCTTTGTGGCCAAAGTTTTGGAATCCAGCCTGCGAAGCATG GTTTTCAGGCCCCAGAACCCTTGGACCATGGCCATCATGAATGTTCTCGCAGAGCTACATCAGGAACATGATCTCAAG CTTAACCTGAAATTTGAGATTGAAGTTCTTTGTAAGAACTTGTCTCTGGACATCAATGACCTGAAGCCAGGGAACCTGTTGAAGGATAAGGACAAGCTTAAGAGTCTCGAGGAGCAGCTTTcagcaccaaagaaagaagcaaaGCCGCCAGATGAAATGCTCCCAGTTTCTACATCag GAGACTTTGTTCCATTTTCAGCTCCACCCTCCACACCAGCTGCTACCACCACCCCTTGCACAACAACAGGGCCCCCCACCCCACAGTTCAGTTACCACGATATCAATGTGTATGCCTTGGCAGGCCTGGCACCACACATTAATATAAATGCCAAT ATCCCTCTTCTACAAGCCCATCCTCAGTTGAAGCAGTGTGTGAGGCAATCAGTTGAGCGTGCAGTCCAGGAGCTCGTGCACCCTGTGGTTGACCGCTCTATCAAAATCGCCATGACAACGTGTGAGCAAATCATCCGCAAGGACTTCGCGCTGGATTCGGAGGAGTCCCGCATGCGCGTGGCGGCACACCACATGATGAGGAACCTGACTGCCGGCATGGCCATGATCACTTGCCGAGAGCCTCTGCTTGTCAGCATTGCTGCTAATCTCAAAAACAGTTTTGCGGCTGCGCTGAGG GCACCGACTCCCCAGCAGAGGGAAATGATGGAGGAGGCTGCAGCCAGGGTTGCTCAGGAGAACTGTGAACTAGCATGCTGTTTTATTCAGAAGACAGCAGTGGAGAAGGCTGGCCCTGAAATGGACAAGAGGCTTGCTACG GAATTTGAGTTGAGGAAGCATGCACGCCAAGAAGGACGCCGTTACTGTGATCCAGTTGTTTTGACTTACCAGGCTGAACGAATGCCTGAACAGATAAGACTAAAG GTGGGAGGAGTGGACCCCAAGCAGCTAGCTGTGTATGAAGAGTTTGCAAGGAATGTTCCTGGTTTCTTACCCAGTAATGATCTCTCTCAACCAACAGGTTTCCTTGCTCAACCAATGAAG CAACAAGCGTGGGCCACAGATGATGTTGCACAAATCTATGACAAGTGCATGGCAGACTTGGAGCAGCATCTTCACGCCATCCCTCAGGCGCTCTCTATGAATCCCCTGACGCAAGCCCTGCGCAGCCTTTTGGAGGCTGTGGCCTTAGCAAGAAACTCCAGGGATGGGATTGCAGCTCTTGGATTGCTACAGAAG GCTGTGGAAGGCCTTCTGGATGCCACTAGCGGGGCTGATAATGACTTGCTTCTTCGGTATCGGgagtgccacctgctggttctTAAGGCCCTCCAGGATGGGCGTGCATACGGACCGCAGTGGTGCAACAAACAGATCACCAG GTGTCTAATTGAATGCCGGGATGAGTACAAGTACAATGTTGAGGCAGTGGAGCTTTTGATCCGAAACCATCTTGTGAATATGCAGCAGTATGATTTGCATCTGGCCCAG TCGATGGAGAATGGACTTCACTACATGGCGGTGGCGTTTGCCATGCAGTTAGTGAAGCTGCTGCTGGTGGACGAACGCAGTGTCAGCCATGTAACCGAAGCGGACCTCTTCCACACCATTGAGACCTTAATGAGGACATGTGCTCACTCTCGAGCAAATGCGCCAGAAGG TCTTCCCCAGTTGATGGATGTTGTCCGCTCCAACTATGAGGCCATGATTGATCGGGCCCACGGCGGCCCAAACTTCATGATGCACtctgggatctcccaggcgTCGGAGTACGACGATCCTCCCGGCCTGAGGGAGAAGGCCGAGTATCTCTTGAGGGAGTGGGTCAACCTTTACCACTCGGCAGCCGCTGGCCGGGACAGCACCAAAGCGTTCTCTGCATTTGTTGGCCAG ATGCACCAGCAGGGTATTCTGAAGACGGACGACCTAATCACGCGCTTCTTCCGCCTGTGCACCGAGATGTGTGTGGAGATCAGTTACCGCGCGCAAGCTGAACAGCAGCACAACCCAGCAGCCAGTGCAGCCATCATCAGAGCAAAGTGCTACCACAACCTGGACGCCTTTGTTCGACTCATAGCCCTGCTTGTCAAACATTCTGGAGAGGCTTCCAACACTGTGACCAAGATCAACCTCCTCAACAAG GTGCTGGGAATCGTCGTTGGGGTGTTGATCCAGGATCACGATGTCCGCCACACAGAATTCCAGCAGCTGCCCTACCACCGCATTTTCATCATGCTACTGTTGGAGCTCAATGCTCCCGAGCACGTCCTGGAGACCATCAACTTCCAGACGCTCACCGCCTTCTG CAACACCTTCCACATCCTGAGGCCCACCAAGGCCCCAGGTTTTGTGTACGCTTGGCTTGAACTGATCTCTCATCGCATCTTCATCGCCCGCATGCTTGCGCACACGCCACAGCAGAAG GGTTGGCCGATGTACGCACAGTTGCTTATTGATCTCTTCAAGTACCTGGCACCTTTCCTGAGGAATGTAGAGCTCAACAAACCTATGCAAATCCTCTACAAG GGCACGCTGAGGGTACTGCTGGTCCTGTTGCACGACTTCCCAGAGTTCTTGTGCGATTACCATTATGGGTTCTGTGACGTGATCCCACCCAATTGCATTCAGCTGCGCAACCTCATCCTGAGTGCCTTTCCACGCAACATGAGGCTCCCCGACCCTTTCACGCCCAATCTCAAG GTGGACATGCTGAGCGAGATCAACATCGCTCCTCGCATCCTCACCAACTTCACAGCCGTCATGCCTTCCCAGTTCAAGAAGGATCTGGACTCGTATCTGAAAACGCGTTCGCCGGTCACTTTCCTCTCAGAGCTGCGCAGTAATCTACAG GTATCCAACGAGCCAGGAAACCGCTACAACATCCAGCTGATAAACGCGTTAGTGTTGTATGTGGGCACGCAGGCCATCGCGCACATCCACAACAAGGGCAGCACACCCTCCATGAGCACCATCACTCACTCTGCACACATGGACATCTTCCAGAATTTGGCTGTGGACCTGGACACAGAGG GACGTTACTTGTTCTTGAACGCCATCGCCAACCAGCTACGCTACCCGAACAGCCACACGCATTACTTCAGCTGCACCATGCTCTATCTGTTTGCTGAGGCAAACACTGAGGCCATCCAGGAGCAGATCACCAG GGTCCTGTTGGAGAGGCTGATTGTGAACCGGCCTCACCCGTGGGGTCTCCTCATCACCTTCATCGAGCTCATCAAGAATCCCGCCTTCAAGTTCTGGAGCCATGACTTTGTGCACTGTGCCCCTGAGATTGAAAA GTTGTTCCAGTCGGTGGCTCAGTGCTGCATGGGTCAGAAGCAAGCCCAGCAGGTGATGGAAGGAACCGGTGCCAGCTAG